In Armatimonadota bacterium, the sequence GTGATGCCAAAACACAGGAATTGAACTATCAAAACGCTCTGGCTGACGTCAAGAGAGTAAAATCCGAAATGGAGATACTTGCCAAGTCCAACGAAACGGAAGTTGCGCAGCAGCAGGCTGATCTGGATTTTAATAAAAGCGAGAGTGAGCGCGCTGCAGAACAACTTACGAAAAAACGGCATCTCGCTGAAGAGAAGCTGATACCACGCGATCAGGCGGATCAGGCGGAGATAGATCTGCGCTCCAAGAATTTGACGGTCAAAAAAGGTGAGATGACCCTTGAACTAAAGAAAAAGGAAGTTGCAAACAAACAGACGCAAAAAGAATCGGAAGTGCGCAACAGAGAGTTCTCCGCAAGCATGGCCAAGTCGAGCCTGGAAGAGGTGCAGAGCCGGATTAAAAAAGCCGTCATAACGGCTCCTGCGGCAGGGATGGTAGTGATTTCAAAAGACTGGACTGCCGACGGCCGACGGAAGCTAAAAGAGGGTGATACTCTTCGCCCCCAACAGATTGTCTGCCAGTTGCCGGACCTCACCAGCATGCAGGTAAGGCTCCAGGTCGGCGAATCGGACGCGCCAAAGCTTAAGCTCGGAATGCCTGTTTTAGTAAGGCTCGAGGCTATACCCGATAAGATTTTCCATGGAACAGTGAAAGATATTTCCAGCCTGGCGGTGGAATCTAATCCTTGGGAGGGTGACACACCGGGGCGTAAGAATTTTGAGGTCGTCATTGCCGTCAAGGAAAGCAATCCCAAGACCATCAAGCCCGGAATGAGCGCTGATGCCGAGTTTATTTGCGACTCTCAAAAGAAGGCGATCTTTGTGCCCATAGAATCCGTAGTTGAACGCAGCGGCAAGACATATGTCTTTGTAAAAGACGGCAAGCGGTTTGTGCAGACCAAAGTTAAAACCGGCAAGCACAATGACAACTTCATCTGCCTGACTAAAGGTGTGAAAGCCGGTCAGATTATTGCTCTGCGCGACCCGACTAAACCACTCGATCAGCAGGAGTCAGGCGCGAAAAACCCCGACGCAAAGAAAGACAAACAAAAAGAAAAAAAGAAGCCCGCTCCGCTACCGGGGGCATCCAAGGACTGACATGGGTATTTTCGACGCCATACACACCGGTCTCACTGAGCTTCTATCGCACAAGCTGCGCTCCATGCTGACTATGCTCGGGGTAATCTTCGGCGTGGCGGCAGTAATCGCGATGGTCTCGATAGGTGAGGGCGCGAAACAGGAAGCACTGGACCAGATCAGGCTTATGGGGATCGATGTAGTGCATGTGAAGCGCGCCACAATTGCGGGGGAGCTTCTGCAAAAGGCTGAGGAGCGGTCCCCTTTCGGACTCAAATATTCTGATGTAGGCAGCATAAGACAAGTATGTGAATATGCTCGGCGCGTGGTCCCTCTTCGCGAAGTCTTTGCCGACGTGAGGGTCGGGGAGGAGCCTGTTCCAGTCAAGGTAGTAGGAACTACCGCCGGTTATGATGAAGCGTCACGCTCAAAGCTGCTTCGCGGACGATTTCTGATGGATCAGGACATTAAGGAGAACTCGCCGGTCTGTGTGCTGGGCGCGGCTGCCAAGCGCGAGCTTTTCGGCTTTGATGATCCTATCGGTAAGACGGTCAAAATACAAAGCCGTGTCTTTAGGGTAGTGGGTCTTATGGAGGCGAAAGAAATAGGCTCGGCCAAGGCATTTTC encodes:
- a CDS encoding efflux RND transporter periplasmic adaptor subunit codes for the protein MKRQIKLWSGRTFMLVAVVFAAQYWGVPLYKQYMVPKKTEAFVPTAKVKSGNFTISFHEIGTLEAENSVPIISEINGKIIFLAPEGKVVSPGEKIVQLDTSDIERDAKTQELNYQNALADVKRVKSEMEILAKSNETEVAQQQADLDFNKSESERAAEQLTKKRHLAEEKLIPRDQADQAEIDLRSKNLTVKKGEMTLELKKKEVANKQTQKESEVRNREFSASMAKSSLEEVQSRIKKAVITAPAAGMVVISKDWTADGRRKLKEGDTLRPQQIVCQLPDLTSMQVRLQVGESDAPKLKLGMPVLVRLEAIPDKIFHGTVKDISSLAVESNPWEGDTPGRKNFEVVIAVKESNPKTIKPGMSADAEFICDSQKKAIFVPIESVVERSGKTYVFVKDGKRFVQTKVKTGKHNDNFICLTKGVKAGQIIALRDPTKPLDQQESGAKNPDAKKDKQKEKKKPAPLPGASKD